A region of Kribbella sp. NBC_01245 DNA encodes the following proteins:
- a CDS encoding phage holin family protein, whose translation MSQQPTGSDDGEPTIGQLIAEASKDLSALVRSELQLAQAELKATAVAAGTGVGMFGGAAFLGLLAIILLSIAAGYGLVAAGLHPALAFLIVAVVYLLIAAALVFIGKSQLGKAKGPQRAIETSKQSVEVLKAVGKGD comes from the coding sequence ATGTCGCAACAGCCGACTGGGTCGGACGACGGTGAGCCCACGATCGGACAGCTGATCGCCGAAGCGAGCAAGGACCTGTCCGCCTTGGTGCGCAGCGAATTGCAGCTCGCCCAGGCTGAGCTGAAGGCGACGGCGGTCGCCGCCGGGACGGGCGTCGGCATGTTCGGCGGCGCGGCGTTCCTCGGCCTGCTCGCGATCATCCTGCTGTCGATCGCGGCCGGCTACGGCCTGGTCGCGGCCGGGCTGCATCCCGCGCTGGCCTTCCTGATCGTTGCCGTGGTCTACCTATTGATCGCGGCCGCGCTGGTGTTCATCGGCAAGAGCCAGCTGGGCAAGGCGAAGGGCCCGCAGCGGGCGATCGAGACCTCGAAGCAGTCGGTCGAGGTGCTCAAGGCCGTCGGGAAGGGCGACTGA